The Chiroxiphia lanceolata isolate bChiLan1 chromosome 4, bChiLan1.pri, whole genome shotgun sequence genome includes the window TGCTCAGGTGTGCATACAAAAGTGTGGGTTCCCTGCAGGAAGACAGGGTACCTGGCACagggaaatgtgttttccttccctACCCTTCAAGCCTAAAAGGACCAGGTATTATTAAGCCTCAGAGCACACAGTACAATACTCCACATTTTCATAGGGATTTGAGTACCAGGGGTTCTGAGGGCTGGAAGATTTCATTCCAAAGCCAAATCCCCATAAATAAGGCAGCAgcagtctttttctttcttccttgaaaCAGAACTAGGGGATTATATTAAGTAaagcaggttaaaaaaaaaagttatttaccATTACTCTAATTGCAAAGTTAATTAGGCAGTCACATTATGAGCTGGCAGTTTGACAAATGAGTCCACAAAGCTCAGCTCCTTAAATAAATGAACATATGGATGTGTGCACTCACCTTAATCATGAACCAAATTTACACAGGCTTCTTACCCAGACCCAAAGCCCACGGCCCAGAGGATAGATGTGTGCACCAAAAATTGATCAAAACCATCACAGTGCCACTGATGAAAAGCCGCAATCCCTTATTCTCAATTTCTTTGTGATCCCTCAAACTTGATAAACAGAGCAAAACCCCTCactcaggagagcagcagctgctgttgccGAGTGCTACACTGAGCTTCAAAGGAACaagctattttatttactgctaGAAATCAGATCAATTAAGTGCAGGTAGTCTAATAATATATATCAAGCGAATCAAGGAGGagtcctgctgccagctggccACATGGCTGCACAAAGGGAGGGCTTTGCAAAGACAACCAGGGATTGTCCTGACACCTGCCTGCTTCCCTTTAGCATCCTCAGCCACAAAGAGGGAGCAGCGAGCAAGTTCTGTCCATTATTTTCAAGCTCAGCAGTGTTCAACACTGGGCTACTTCAAAGGGGCACGGCAGCGAGGTGGAAAAGCAGTGTACACTGCGAAGGACGGGCTGATTAAGTTCTGAAACAGCACCAGGatgaaagagagaggaagaaaaatgttttaatccCATGCCTGCTTGCCCTGGATTTTAGAACctggcagccccacagctgacaggggctggagcaccccCCTGTGTACAGCAGCACGTTCAACAGTACTTCagcccttttttctttccagaaaccATGGAACTGTGCCAAAAACCACACTTTGCCCTCAAAAAAATTCTTGCACTTCAAGGAATCCACCCCAGTAACTCGGCTTTGGGTGAAGAGCTTGGATTCCCCACTAAAACACCTCCACAGAACAAGCAGGTGGACTGGCAAGGTGCCAAGTTCCCCGGCAGACAGCAGCACTCCCCTCCAGCACCCTGGAAGAGGTGTTGGATCACAGTGACATCTCACTCCTCAATGGGACACGGACCAACTCCTCTTTCCTGCAGTATTTCAGGCAAATAAGCAGAGGTAAGTTAGGAAGGAAATGGACCTCCTTTCTAAAACCTCAATTCTTTTATTACTGCTGGGTTTGGATCATTTACTTACCGTTTCTTTGTTTTTAGCAAAGCCAGAACAGGAAGCAAACAGAAGAGGTAGTGACACAGTTAAGCCAAACAGAGCTCTAGATCATGTTACTTCAGTGACTCGGTGCCATTCACAAAGAATCCTGCACAGGCTTTCTCAAGAGCGTGTTTCTCAGACAACAGAGCAGCAGgtttttctgatttctcctcCAGAAACCCTCCTCAGCCCTTCCACAGCCCACCTCATTCGACCTGAGACAGctcattacatttttctttgatcATTAATCCCAAATTAAGCAGTGTGCACTGTGTGCTCTCCCAGCTATATGCATAGAAAGAGATCCCAGCCAGGATATTTCAGCAATTTGGAATTCTGCCACAACAGAACCCATTCAGGGGACTTGTACTTCACTCATTTCAGTTCCCCAAGTCATGCCCCCTCCTAAGTACCTGCAGTATTCCAACAACCCTCTTCCAGAGTCAGGGTTCACCTCAAATAAGGCTGTAAGAAATCCAACTCCAAAATACACTTGCTGGAGGAACCTTATTCCCTTTTAACTGGCACTGGCAGATCTCAGGTGTGCTTTTGTAAGATAAAAAGGGtgcaaaacaaacataaatGGAGAACTGCAAATTAACACAGCCAAGTTCCTGCACTGAACATTCCCCCAGAGCTGTACGGAGCACCAGCTCCCTCTACTGACACTTTCCCAGATAAAAATTCACTCCACCTTCGCACCGACTTTTTCCAATACCTTCAGTGGAAGCAAAATGACAATATGATATTCAGAGAAACCCATAACATCCTTTAAAAATCCAGAAACGATTTCCTACCTGTGATGCAGACCTGGAAAGGGCTTTATCACATCAATTCTGACCTCCTTGCCTGTgggttttgaatttttaagaCACCATTAGACGAGATGCTTTTTGCTGCTTGCTTTGACTTTGCAGTTTCacatatgtttttctttttggtacaAGAATAACCTGCCAGCATCCAGATGTAACTCTAACACTGATGTTCTGAGATTCATAACCAGACAGTGAAAACATGCTCACAGGTAAAGGGCAGCGTTATTAGTACTGTGACATCTGCACTTTTTCTCCAAAACTGCTGTCTTTAGTCAGAAACTCTATCTCAGCCCTATCTGTTGAGTTTCACTAAGCTATCACCACAATTCAAATAAATGCTTCcaattttgcattaaaaattccAATCCCAGTTTTTTGTTAGCTTACATCAAAATATTAACttggaatattaaaaaacccccaacaatcTCTTTACCTTTAGGACTTACAGTAAAAAAGAGGCAGGCTTATATGAGTCACATTTTATTTAACACTCACCTGCACAGCTCCTTACAATAATTCAGGAGACAAACCTGCGTTATTGGACTGCTGTAGTTGCAAAACAACCACCCTTGAAACAAAGCTTCCCAATGAAGACACATCTGTGCAGACCAGTCCCTCTCCATGGCCCTCAGtgctttatttggaaaataaatacacagcaAATAAGTACATCTCAGTAAAACAGCACTGCTTCGTTCCTGAGACAGCTCTTCCTGCAGTTCAGGGATGTCATTTCTTAAAGCTGTACTTGGCAGCCAAGGTAGCCACAATGTCCCTGTAAGGAGTATCCGAGTCGGATTTGGTCCTTGGAATGCAGCAGAGCCGTCGGAAGGCGGGCGAGCGCAGCAGGAGGTTGTGGGAGAGCCCCACGAGGCTCGAGGACAGCCAGTACAGCGCCATGGACTGCAAGGAGACAAACAGAGCTCGCTCAGCTCCCTGCACTGAGGAGAACAACAGCTCTAGGCAGCTCTTCCCGAAGCACAGCCACGGGCTACCCCCAGTTACTGACAGGAATAACTCACCTAAACCACTCCTCCTCTCAATAACAACAATGGCTTCTGTGTCAAATGTAACTGTCTGTGTCTCTGAACTCTTCTGGGCAAAACTGTCATCTACACTGAGGCTTGCAGTTCATAAATTAAGGTATGTTAAACTTGTTTCAACTTCTGCATTCCAGACTATAAACTGATGAGAAAACAACCAGACACTTTGTTTTTGCTAAGAACATTTTGCAGTAGAACACTTGGTAAAAATGAGAAGTGTTTGAAGAAAACTCTGAAACATGTCCCCATTTAAAACTAGCCTGGTTTCCTCTTTCACTTAACAAACTCTTGCCTATATGACTTTATACATAAAgttttcctctcagttttgaGACCACACAAAGGACTTGCTCTGAACATCTTTCCAAGTCTTCAAATTCTTCCCTCTTGgacaaaaatattccaaaggCATGACGAATTTAAACACGCTTGTAGACAAAACATCTGATGTGTTTTCgggcaaacagcagcagaaatatgaAACCCGTGAGGCACCTGGGCTGCCCTTTAGGCACCACAACATACCAGTCACGGGTGAAGAGCCACAAAAGTCTCATCAGTACTTACGGAGGGGACCGTGGCAGCCACAGGGATCATCGCCATGGACACCACGCGGAACAAATTCGTCACAAGCTTCTGGAACCTGGacacttgcatttttttttgcgAAGAAAAGATCTGAAAGAGGAGACGCAGTTAAAAACAGGTTCTTTTTGAAACGACCCAACTGAGGGTTAACACCCAGAAAGCTCATTAGAACATCATTCTAAGAGAAACTTCAGTCAAAACTAACTTTTACTGTTGGTTAAAGTAAATCTGAGACACGTCACATCACAATCTGTCATCTCTGAACAAGACACCAACACATTCAAATGCACAGAACAGAGaggttatttttcagttctgcccAGTGCATTTAAAGCAGTGATAATCTGGAACCACCCTTATGTTTTATAACTGGGTAATACTGTCTAAAAATTCCGTGAAAGGAATTATCCCTTTGCAATCACTGTGTTTATTCCACTAACGTACCTCCACTATCAGCAGATTCACCAGCCCCAGGGAAACGGGCAAAATCCATGTGGAATCAGGTGCCGTGAGGTCTGTAAACCACAGTGCTCCTCCTGATGAAAACTGCTCTTGAACTACAAGAATAATTTAAGGTAAGTACAGAATTGAGTAGGATTTGGTGCCTCAAGTGAGCCAGAACCATCCCATGCATTACAATCCAACCACACAACTTTCTAGGTTCATTTTAGCTACGTGATAAATGCGGTTAAAGCAGAAATCTGTGGTTCAACAGACTGTTAAAATCTGCTATCAATACAAGTGAAAACAAGTGGGAGATAAAAGCTGAGAGCCAGCTTAGCTCTCAACAGCCACTGAGAGGTAAACCCGTGGTAAAAACTACTTTGATCTCAACCACCACTTTACAAGTCAATGAGGAAAATAAGAATGCAGTAACCTATAGggtttgtttcatgtttttgaaataattatatataatatacatatatttatatattatataaatataacaattatatttttattaataactgCGTAACTAGCTACATTtttgtttagaagaaaaaactaTAAACTcatctctaaaaaaaatatatataattttttaatttaaaaaccaacACACATTCACCTTGTCTACAGTATttcacaaggaagaaaaataaaacagattaataGTGAGTGTGCCGTGGCATGGGTAATATTACTTGCTAAATCGGATTATCAGACTATATTAAGTTTAAAACTAAGTTCAAACTATATTAAGTTTAAAAACTCGGTAGCTGACTTTTTATATCAGCTGATACATCCAGTTCAAGAGGTTGTGTTCTGTAACCAACAGAGGGTCTGTGAAAACAGTAAATGAGTAAAACATGACAACGAAAGAAGCCACCTGTGCACGTTAATCACCTTCTGAGCCCACGGCACCGACGCTGCAGTTGCGCAGAGCCAGGGACACGCAGACCCACATGGGGATCTGCACCCACACCAGCAAGGTGGCTTTGAAGGGGTGGCAGTTGTCCCGAATGTACAGCTCTGTAACAATCCTCCGCAGGTTCTTCTTGAAGTGGAACCTCcgagagagaaaaacaacagctcAGAGCTTTAAAACGGATAAAgtctgaaagggaaaagggcaAATAAATCAtaggaggggaaagaaaacctAAACTTCGGGCACAACGGCAGAACCTTTGTGGGCTattccctcctgccacccctcGCTCTGGAATGGATTTGTGAGGTGTGTACAATCCCCCTCATACCTGGCCACCTTTTCAGACCAGCCCAGCTGCTTTCCACGCACTGAAACCTCATAGCGAAGGCGCTCGGCGAGTCCTTTAATCTCAGGCTGCAAGTTTTCCAGCTAACTAAAGAAAACGAGAAACGTTTGGGCAAAGTTGCAGGCAACAGCcacttcctcttccctcctctgttATTAATTATCCCTACGTAATTAAAACCCTGTACAGACATGAACCATATTCATTGTCACTCTATAATATAACTTAACAACTGTACAGATATTAAACATATTAATTACCACTGTGTAATTTAATACCTGTACAGGTATTAAACATGCCTGTGAACGACAGGGCATCTTGTGAACGTCTTGCAGACAAGGCAAGTGAACACCTTTTATCTTTAAACAATATAACCATGTGAAGATAACAGTGGCAAGTGTAACAGTGACAAGTATTTACAGTAACGATCTAAGATACTGCTACAAGAAGCGAAGACAGAATTTTATTagattttatatgtttttaagaagaaaattgtttctATCCCAACTGAAATCAGAGCAAATCTTAACAAGCATCTTTTTGCCTTCATTCAAGACTTGTGACCAGCTACTTACTTAAAAAGACCCACCAACTTCAATGCCACCTCAATGGTAATCAACAAAAGTACTTAGAAACCTCCGAAGACCAGTGGAATAAAAGAATTGTTAGGTTTATTCCTCGcccccctcagcctccccctcacagcccctcctgcccctcagaGACGCCTCAGCCCACCCCTCCTGGCTTCCTCtgcccctctgagccccccaaaagcaaaaccccccaaaatcgCAAGGCCCGCTGCAATAAATGAATTGTTACTAAGAACTGTTTAAAAGACGCTTATTCCacgccctccctccctcccgccgcccTCAGCGCCCCGACCTTGGCGAGCAGCCGCCCCTGGTGCGCGGCCAGCGGGAGGGTGACGGCGGTGCGCAGCagggcggccccgccggcgATGGCGGCCCACCAGGGCAGCCCGGTGGCCGCCTGCAGCGCCGCCAGCCCGCCCTCGGCCCAGTGCACGGGCTCGGAGCTCGCCGCCCACTCATACCAGCCGCCGTCCCCTCCGcggccgcccggccccgctcctgccgccgctgctgctgccgccgccgcccgcggggcCCGCGCGCCCGCCCGCGCGAGCCGCCACATGGCCAACGGCGACCCCACACACCCAGGTATGCGCATGCGCGGCCCGCCCAAGGGCGGAGCGCGCGACGGCGCGGCCGCCATGGCGGTTAAGGGCAAAAGGGCGGGCAGCCAGCACCGCTGTGCCGCCCCCTTCACGGGAAAGAATGTCGGCCCCGGCCCTAACCCACATTTCCCCTCCTTCActttgtacccattactccttcTACAATTCCCCAGGAGTCCCTCGCCGacttccctgcagctcccttcaggtactaagaggttctccaggctgaacagccccagcctTTCTCAGCCTTAAAACTATATTCATTAATGAGCAATTATTCATTCCACAACAGTTCTCCTACCCAGCCAGGTTCTGAACTGTCTCCTCACCTCTTGTGTAGCAAGGAGAGGTCTAAATACCCCTTAAACCACACACTCTGCACCATGTTCTCCTCTCCATGTTCATCGTAACCCTGGTTGTTCCCTTTTCTCAAATAAAGAGCACCTGCCAGCTCCTAAAAGAGCATATTCCTTGGTTTATTGgacaaataaaaagcattatattgtggaagaattaaaagaaaaaaaaacgtatctgagaagaaaaaaaaaaaaaaaggtccaaTTCCCTCCACCCAGGATTTCCCATTGTCCAGCCACAGTGGTGGCATCAAGCCTGTGCTGCCCCAAACATGGATTGAGCTGTCAGGTCAACAAATACTCTGGAATTCATGGTCCTAATCAATACTGAGTACTGCTTCTCAGTAGGATTAACAATTAGTAACCTCAAACAGCACTAAAACCTTAAGCAAATAATGTAGCAGAGAGCTGCTGGTCACACAGCAGAGGGATAGGACACAGTACCACCACAGTAAGGTGTGAGATGGAGTTGTAGATCCTTTTTCTGAGCAGTTCTTCATTTCAGGATCCACGCTGTTCCCACCACATCTTCACAGGATGTActtgcagctggaaaaaggaGCTTGCTTTTATTTAGAGCACCACTTAAGTGCAGGTATATGGACACAGGTATTGTACAAGGCTTGTGCCCACCTCAAATACCACAGTATGTAAAAGGCAAGTGGGGTATTTCTTCTGGCTTTCAAAGGAGCAccataataaaaacaaatagtaCTTCTTAAATCTGAGTTATACATCTCCTTTAAACACTACGTACAGGAACTGCAGGGGGATCTTGACTGGACCAGTGCCACTGCTCACCCAGTCTGGCCTCAAAGGACCCCCCAGACTTTACCTCCTGGTACTGCTGTTCACAGGTGACAGCTCCTGGCTGCAAGGGAATTCCCACTTGAACTTCTCCAAATCAACCTTCACAGGGCTTATTCTGGAATAAACCTGCCTTTGGAGCTTTCAGCAGGGAAGCTCTCATTTCAAGCAGAGAATGTATGTATtctcaaaaaaatccaacacatatttatttggaaaaagcCCTCTGATAAtgcctgggatttttttgtttttataacatACTTAAATTACACAAGTAGAAAAGTTATGCTTATTAATAGTTTAATGTATGAAGGAAACATCCAGATTTCTGAATATGAAGGTACATATCTCACATTAATTTAAGTCTACATAAAGTAGAGCCTCTATAACTGACATATTGAAATTTACTTTCTGCTTAGCCATTTGTTATGTAAACAATTGTACATTTATTTGCCATTCTAAAACTTCAGGATCAAGTTTACATAATTTTGCtaaatttctgtgtttgctcagAAGCAGTTTACAGTACTAAAACCAACCAGCCAAAGAACAGCTTCAACAGAAAGttatgtcagaaaaaa containing:
- the LOC116786266 gene encoding cytochrome c oxidase assembly protein COX18, mitochondrial; its protein translation is MAAAPSRAPPLGGPRMRIPGWDGGWYEWAASSEPVHWAEGGLAALQAATGLPWWAAIAGGAALLRTAVTLPLAAHQGRLLAKLENLQPEIKGLAERLRYEVSVRGKQLGWSEKVARFHFKKNLRRIVTELYIRDNCHPFKATLLVWVQIPMWVCVSLALRNCSVGAVGSEVQEQFSSGGALWFTDLTAPDSTWILPVSLGLVNLLIVEIFSSQKKMQVSRFQKLVTNLFRVVSMAMIPVAATVPSSMALYWLSSSLVGLSHNLLLRSPAFRRLCCIPRTKSDSDTPYRDIVATLAAKYSFKK